In Dermacentor variabilis isolate Ectoservices chromosome 11, ASM5094787v1, whole genome shotgun sequence, one genomic interval encodes:
- the LOC142563272 gene encoding uncharacterized protein LOC142563272, producing MCASISSQVCTVLLSALVASAFGGFIGGGGGGGLGGGLGGGYVGGGGLGGYGGSYGGGYGGGYGGGLGGGVGFGGLGVGGIGGGGGNVGVGSSVVLLSGGRAGAGRSVAGPAFLVRTVHHVNQVSGGGAVVAHSGIGGVGGGAGVGGVGLGGSVGGLGGGYGGLGGGYGGYGGYGAGGYGGYGAGGYGGYGAGGYGGGSGVVGKALLIKHHK from the coding sequence ATGTGTGCGTCAATATCATCGCAGGTGTGCACCGTCCTACTGAGTGCCCTGGTTGCCAGCGCCTTTGGCGGATTTATCGGAGGCGGCGGAGGTGGTGGTCTGGGTGGTGGTTTGGGTGGTGGATACGTCGGTGGAGGCGGTCTCGGTGGCTACGGCGGAAGCTACGGTGGCGGCTACGGCGGAGGCTACGGCGGAGGGCTCGGAGGCGGCGTTGGTTTCGGAGGCCTGGGTGTCGGCGGCATCGGAGGAGGCGGCGGTAACGTCGGTGTCGGAAGCAGCGTCGTCCTGCTCAGCGGTGGCCGGGCGGGTGCCGGCAGGTCCGTGGCCGGACCGGCGTTCCTGGTCCGCACTGTGCACCACGTCAATCAGGTCAGCGGCGGAGGAGCCGTCGTGGCCCACTCCGGTATCGGAGGCGTCGGCGGAGGCGCCGGCGTTGGAGGTGTCGGTCTCGGCGGCAGCGTCGGAGGTCTCGGAGGCGGATACGGAGGCCTCGGCGGAGGCTACGGCGGCTATGGTGGTTACGGCGCTGGTGGCTACGGTGGTTACGGCGCTGGCGGCTACGGTGGGTACGGCGCTGGTGGCTACGGCGGTGGCAGCGGTGTGGTCGGCAAGGCCTTGCTCATCAAGCACCACAAATGA